In one Aricia agestis chromosome 21, ilAriAges1.1, whole genome shotgun sequence genomic region, the following are encoded:
- the LOC121737697 gene encoding nascent polypeptide-associated complex subunit alpha, muscle-specific form-like isoform X5 produces MPALARRSTGKRNARRRVTTGSGKPALVPPLRASMPARDWRSGDASSSSSGKQVAIVQPWGKDTNNQNDSINKSATKGKRTRSLRLDDSADLEEQPKRRWASLGGGDSATKASLWCESRRAPRRTPLKIHDPPGVDHTKQAALMLMTGHTPKPKETPRATLKPKVTPRPTPRRKRVSGTKRRPRPSQPTPRPHRAREGPHSISLLEIGPVSRRSEGSSRTERSNFLTSPILGSPKKSAMKDPTARKSTRKTESIKFDLSNLDGHERSSDLIMFDDTEKDDSVSQDDLTLHYSESSVTMSPSPKKNSRSSKILEKSLRSSNSINTLSPRHISSERSTLEATALEKTSSTLGRSPKKSLRGSIILKKALENSRAAYKASRSRVSDQSYATAGSPRASIRQTETYSVVDLVSLDSDSSRSVYGSTATFESPQSITSQSIRKTRSGKLSLLASSTPYHGQAKGSPRDVESDKETSRNKTRGRSSVSDASSTGKKSSLSIVSVRSEPNQTNISDKSKKTTRRSASLTTPENSYWSLSLNTTKATRASKSRSRINDSDLLLLDDEDDASPRSSRRRSGHTPRKNISIVTESPSSDGAKDGCVTPENEHSPKDPGTPVLNIQNLLDQSLDRSTRVRNSRKRKTIGHIRSVKRPNVARAKSFTQTRSKKMDSSNDEDGIVTPTSDVKLVPEAVKNKHSTAKKPQSKRSLIDTLDESDVVKQLFSSPVKRNLSRSMSDFTWRDDEKPVTRHTIALTGRSLNTSGLSVLDDSAHIAPEVFVSPLGTPNVSPNLSGVKRLFTRGTRNDLSDVRGVKALLKTPRARRSIGNDLTRVSGVKKTFARSPKNRLSDVRVKELFVPSPKNDLRRVSGVKSLFQSVETRQMASPNLQNIRGLFKRTPRNELVNVSGVRALKRRSPRNDLADVEGIDQLFEEPASGDVSGVELLQEQEDADSTFDRLLGKPKLKSYGKSKSMTTFSNAKQKRAAKSLHDSIDAITTNVEEWLQGQLQKSASKKNSGNASRELQKLSTATVEGVAPVLTSRSRSSTFAKDQSTLPIKKRSIASLSQNSKAELTRSRASLGRSKAEISVSRRSNEPSTRKSQGNPSKRTSKGESSLSRSKAEKSRNSKAEASLNKSKKQSNETSQSKPVETATLRLPIKKRVVVHSTPVKGVNATLNTTALARMSPIAAIDPPSKTSMATLNEPKKPAGKSKRSLQKQLPEIVVTAHSHKNSPKKAEVKNKTPTPVQPRTTRRKAAETKLPTVIKRRKSITITKKPPVLSPKPVTQVSEKPPSPKRGRSTRNKVEEKPKTPVKSRAKARRASVVVSKPSPKLKPKSATPAKRTNRTRRTKVIEEPPKETQTRQSRKTKATENVSNASKKTKIEVEKSVEKQPAKSRTRKTQIVEEIPEETEVKTARRGRKTREIKNIEEPAKRSRKTINSKVEDKSTSKNSPIKSPVKSAPKRSRRGQTNVTNVEVSKTHEQPKPRRGRKNETTTEVVEVKKGRKTRANESVVQTLATEAAPKRARTAKAEVVAEAKPVRGRKTAATQPKEESKGRRSKKITIVEGTIEIPQRGRRTKTQSTSEDKNTSKKGGKQNAESPAPKGRATRNAVKVEPSTGRSKKATNAPANKTAPASTSNRKRKSNEPVAKVAETAKRRKLPAKEAEEPRSTRSRRR; encoded by the exons ATGCCTG CGTTGGCGCGTCGTTCGACAGGCAAGCGGAACGCCCGTCGGCGTGTCACTACGGGCTCGGGAAAACCGGCACTCGTGCCGCCGCTGCGGGCCTCCATGCCGGCGCGGGATTGGCGCAGTGGTGACGCCTCAT CATCCAGCAGTGGCAAGCAGGTGGCAATTGTTCAGCCATGGGGAAAGGATACAAATAATCAGAAtg ATTCAATAAACAAGTCTGCGACCAAAGGAAAACGAACAAGGTCTCTACGGCTTGATGATTCTGCAGACTTGGAAGAGCAACCTAAAAG GCGCTGGGCTTCTCTCGGCGGCGGCGACTCGGCGACGAAGGCGTCACTGTGGTGCGAGTCGCGACGCGCCCCGCGACGCACTCCACTCAAGATACACGATCCACCAGGCGTCG ATCACACGAAACAGGCCGCGCTGATGTTGATGACGGGACACACGCCGAAGCCGAAAGAGACACCTCGGGCCACGCTGAAGCCGAAAGTAACGCCTCGTCCCACGCCCCGCCGCAAACGCGTGAGTGGGACGAAACGCCGGCCTAGGCCGAGTCAACCCACCCCGCGACCGCACAGAGCCAGAGAAGGACCACATTCC ATATCGCTATTGGAAATCGGTCCGGTGTCGCGGCGCAGCGAAGGCTCGTCGCGAACGGAACGAAGCAACTTCCTCACTTCCCCCATTTTGGGGAGTCCTAAAAAGTCAGCCATGAAGGATCCAACAGCCAGAAAGTCTACGCGGAAGACGGAGTCCATcaaattcgatctgagcaatcTCGACGGCCACGAACGATCGTCCGACCTCATAATGTTCGATGACACTGAAAAAGATGATAGCGTGTCCCAAGACGATTTGACCTTGCACTACTCAGAATCGTCAGTCACCATGTCGCCCTCGCCGAAAAAGAATTCGCGCTCGAGTAAAATACTAGAGAAGAGCCTACGATCCTCAAATAGTATAAACACTTTGTCTCCAAGGCATATTTCGTCGGAGCGGAGTACTTTGGAAGCGACTGCACTGGAAAAGACCTCGTCAACTCTCGGTCGATCGCCGAAAAAGTCGCTCCGCGGAAGCATCATCCTAAAGAAAGCACTAGAAAATTCCCGGGCAGCGTACAAAGCGTCGAGAAGTAGAGTTTCAGACCAGAGTTACGCAACTGCTGGGTCTCCGAGAGCTAGCATCAGGCAGACGGAGACATACTCCGTAGTGGATCTCGTGTCCCTAGATTCTGATAGCTCGAGATCCGTGTACGGATCTACAGCCACTTTTGAATCTCCACAATCAATTACATCGCAGTCAATCCGAAAAACACGCTCTGGCAAACTGTCATTGCTAGCTTCGAGTACGCCGTATCATGGACAAGCGAAGGGCAGTCCAAGGGACGTGGAAAGTGACAAAGAAACTTCAAGAAACAAGACCAGGGGCCGCAGTTCGGTTTCGGACGCTTCGAGCACGGGAAAGAAATCGTCGCTGTCTATAGTTTCCGTCCGGAGCGAGCCAAACCAAACAAACATAAGCGACAAATCGAAGAAGACCACCAGAAGGTCCGCTTCCCTGACGACACCCGAAAATTCTTATTGGAGTTTGTCTCTGAATACTACTAAAGCGACTCGTGCGTCTAAAAGCCGGTCTCGTATTAATGACAGTGATTTACTGTTGCTCGATGACGAAGATGACGCGTCGCCACGGTCGTCGCGCCGCCGCTCGGGCCATACGCCCCGAAAGAATATTTCCATCGTGACAGAATCTCCCTCCTCCGATGGAGCCAAAGATGGCTGTGTCACACCCGAAAACGAGCACAGTCCCAAAGACCCGGGAACGCCGGTGCTAAATATACAGAATCTTTTAGATCAATCTCTCGATCGGAGCACACGCGTACGCAATTCTCGAAAGCGTAAAACTATCGGTCACATAAGATCAGTCAAACGACCGAACGTAGCGAGAGCGAAGTCTTTCACTCAAACTAGGTCTAAGAAGATGGACAGCTCCAATGATGAGGATGGTATTGTTACACCAACAAGTGATGTAAAGCTGGTGCCCGAAGCTGTGAAGAATAAACACTCCACTGCCAAGAAACCTCAATCAAAACGCTCCTTGATTGACACGTTAGACGAGTCAGATGTTGTAAAGCAATTATTCAGTAGCCCAGTGAAAAGAAATCTATCGCGAAGCATGAGCGATTTTACTTGGCGGGACGATGAGAAACCAGTGACCAGACATACTATAGCCCTGACTGGCAGGTCTCTAAACACGTCAGGACTGTCCGTTCTAGATGATTCTGCTCATATTGCGCCGGAGGTGTTTGTGAGTCCATTAGGTACTCCAAACGTCAGTCCCAATCTCTCTGGCGTGAAGCGTTTGTTCACAAGAGGAACTAGAAACGATTTGAGCGATGTCCGAGGGGTGAAGGCGCTGTTGAAAACGCCCCGAGCGCGGAGGTCGATCGGCAATGACCTCACTAGAGTGTCCGGTGTTAAGAAAACCTTCGCCCGATCACCCAAAAATCGCCTTAGCGATGTCAGAGTAAAGGAGCTATTCGTGCCGTCGCCGAAAAACGACTTACGCCGCGTCTCCGGAGTAAAATCTCTTTTCCAATCGGTCGAAACGAGACAAATGGCGTCGCCCAACTTACAAAATATCCGCGGTCTTTTCAAGCGCACTCCTCGCAACGAGCTAGTCAACGTCTCCGGGGTGAGGGCCCTAAAGAGAAGGTCGCCAAGGAACGACTTGGCAGACGTTGAAGGAATCGATCAGCTTTTCGAGGAACCCGCCTCGGGCGACGTGAGCGGCGTAGAACTACTACAAGAGCAGGAAGATGCCGATTCTACGTTCGATCGGCTGCTCGGCAAACCGAAACTGAAGTCGTACGGCAAGTCGAAGAGCATGACGACATTCAGCAACGCGAAACAGAAGCGTGCCGCGAAATCACTGCACGATTCCATTGACGCGATAACCACCAACGTCGAGGAGTGGCTTCAAGGCCAGCTACAGAAGAGCGCGAGTAAAAAAAATTCTGGAAACGCCTCGCGCGAGTTGCAGAAGCTATCTACCGCTACAGTGGAAGGGGTTGCGCCCGTTTTAACATCGCGATCTCGATCCAGCACTTTCGCTAAGGACCAGAGCACCTTGCCTATCAAGAAGCGATCCATAGCGTCCTTGAGCCAAAACAGCAAAGCAGAATTGACGCGTAGCAGGGCATCTCTAGGTCGAAGCAAGGCGGAGATATCTGTGAGTCGTAGAAGCAACGAACCGTCGACGCGCAAGAGTCAAGGAAACCCTTCAAAACGTACAAGTAAAGGAGAATCTTCTTTGAGTCGTAGCAAAGCTGAGAAATCGAGGAATAGTAAGGCGGAGGCGTCGTTGAACAAGAGTAAAAAACAGAGTAACGAAACGAGCCAAAGTAAACCCGTAGAAACTGCGACTTTACGATTGCCGATCAAGAAACGCGTAGTCGTACATTCTACGCCTGTGAAGGGTGTAAATGCAACGCTGAATACAACAGCACTCGCCCGTATGTCGCCCATCGCTGCTATAGATCCACCTTCTAAAAC ttctaTGGCAACACTTAATGAGCCTAAAAAACCTGCTGGCAAAAGTAAGAGATCGCTGCAAAAACAATTGCCGGAAATTGTTGTGACCGCTCACTCACACAAAAACTCACCAAAGAAAGCGGAAGTTAAAAACAAAACTCCCACTCCGGTTCAACCACGCACAACACGAAGAAAAGCGGCAGAAACCAAATTACCCACTGTGATCAAAAGAAGGAAGTCTATTACTATCACCAAAAAACCACCTGTACTTAGTCCCAAACCAGTGACGCAGGTTTCAGAAAAACCGCCTTCTCCGAAACGAGGAAGAAGCACTCGTAATAAAGTGGAAGAAAAACCAAAAACACCAGTCAAAAGCAGGGCTAAAGCGAGAAGAGCCAGTGTTGTTGTGAGTAAACCGTCTCCCAAACTGAAACCGAAATCAGCTACACCGGCTAAACGAACCAATAGAACTAGGAGGACTAAAGTCATAGAAGAACCACCAAAAGAGACTCAAACGAGACAATCTCGCAAGACTAAAGCGACAGAAAACGTAAGCAACGCCAGCAAAAAAACGAAAATCGAGGTTGAAAAGTCTGTCGAAAAACAACCAGCAAAATCTAGGACGAGAAAAACTCAAATTGTTGAAGAAATACCCGAAGAAACGGAAGTTAAAACTGCAAGACGAGGACGAAAAACTCGAGAGATTAAAAATATAGAGGAACCTGCTAAAAGATCACGAAAAACTATCAACAGTAAAGTAGAAGACAAAAGCACTAGCAAAAACAGTCCCATCAAAAGTCCAGTAAAATCTGCACCTAAACGTAGCAGAAGAGGTCAAACGAATGTTACAAATGTAGAAGTTAGTAAAACACATGAGCAGCCAAAACCTAGAAGAGGCCGCAAGAATGAAACGACTACAGAAGTCGTGGAAGTCAAAAAAGGTCGTAAGACGCGAGCGAATGAAAGTGTAGTACAAACACTAGCAACAGAAGCTGCACCTAAAAGAGCCAGAACTGCAAAAGCTGAAGTAGTTGCCGAAGCGAAACCAGTCAGAGGCAGGAAAACTGCAGCTACCCAACCCAAAGAGGAATCGAAAGGCAGGAGAAGTAAGAAGATCACTATCGTAGAAGGAACTATCGAGATTCCGCAGAGAGGTCGTCGCACAAAAACGCAATCGACCTCAGAAGACAAAAATACGTCAAAAAAAGGTGGCAAGCAAAATGCTGAATCACCCGCGCCTAAAGGCAGAGCCACAAGAAATGCTGTGAAGGTGGAGCCTAGTACCGGAAGA
- the LOC121737697 gene encoding nascent polypeptide-associated complex subunit alpha, muscle-specific form-like isoform X4, whose amino-acid sequence MSGGRLVVLDRQGRDVKYYPLKEGLATLGSDPICDIRFMLPTVSAHHATISVHTNQCVVHAVGTDPTLVNGTVVSVAALRHGDEISVGGRRLRWEYNDPSQKRVTPVVTMPALARRSTGKRNARRRVTTGSGKPALVPPLRASMPARDWRSGDASSSSSGKQVAIVQPWGKDTNNQNDSINKSATKGKRTRSLRLDDSADLEEQPKRRWASLGGGDSATKASLWCESRRAPRRTPLKIHDPPGVDHTKQAALMLMTGHTPKPKETPRATLKPKVTPRPTPRRKRVSGTKRRPRPSQPTPRPHRAREGPHSISLLEIGPVSRRSEGSSRTERSNFLTSPILGSPKKSAMKDPTARKSTRKTESIKFDLSNLDGHERSSDLIMFDDTEKDDSVSQDDLTLHYSESSVTMSPSPKKNSRSSKILEKSLRSSNSINTLSPRHISSERSTLEATALEKTSSTLGRSPKKSLRGSIILKKALENSRAAYKASRSRVSDQSYATAGSPRASIRQTETYSVVDLVSLDSDSSRSVYGSTATFESPQSITSQSIRKTRSGKLSLLASSTPYHGQAKGSPRDVESDKETSRNKTRGRSSVSDASSTGKKSSLSIVSVRSEPNQTNISDKSKKTTRRSASLTTPENSYWSLSLNTTKATRASKSRSRINDSDLLLLDDEDDASPRSSRRRSGHTPRKNISIVTESPSSDGAKDGCVTPENEHSPKDPGTPVLNIQNLLDQSLDRSTRVRNSRKRKTIGHIRSVKRPNVARAKSFTQTRSKKMDSSNDEDGIVTPTSDVKLVPEAVKNKHSTAKKPQSKRSLIDTLDESDVVKQLFSSPVKRNLSRSMSDFTWRDDEKPVTRHTIALTGRSLNTSGLSVLDDSAHIAPEVFVSPLGTPNVSPNLSGVKRLFTRGTRNDLSDVRGVKALLKTPRARRSIGNDLTRVSGVKKTFARSPKNRLSDVRVKELFVPSPKNDLRRVSGVKSLFQSVETRQMASPNLQNIRGLFKRTPRNELVNVSGVRALKRRSPRNDLADVEGIDQLFEEPASGDVSGVELLQEQEDADSTFDRLLGKPKLKSYGKSKSMTTFSNAKQKRAAKSLHDSIDAITTNVEEWLQGQLQKSASKKNSGNASRELQKLSTATVEGVAPVLTSRSRSSTFAKDQSTLPIKKRSIASLSQNSKAELTRSRASLGRSKAEISVSRRSNEPSTRKSQGNPSKRTSKGESSLSRSKAEKSRNSKAEASLNKSKKQSNETSQSKPVETATLRLPIKKRVVVHSTPVKGVNATLNTTALARMSPIAAIDPPSKTSMATLNEPKKPAGKSKRSLQKQLPEIVVTAHSHKNSPKKAEVKNKTPTPVQPRTTRRKAAETKLPTVIKRRKSITITKKPPVLSPKPVTQVSEKPPSPKRGRSTRNKVEEKPKTPVKSRAKARRASVVVSKPSPKLKPKSATPAKRTNRTRRTKVIEEPPKETQTRQSRKTKATENVSNASKKTKIEVEKSVEKQPAKSRTRKTQIVEEIPEETEVKTARRGRKTREIKNIEEPAKRSRKTINSKVEDKSTSKNSPIKSPVKSAPKRSRRGQTNVTNVEVSKTHEQPKPRRGRKNETTTEVVEVKKGRKTRANESVVQTLATEAAPKRARTAKAEVVAEAKPVRGRKTAATQPKEESKGRRSKKITIVEGTIEIPQRGRRTKTQSTSEDKNTSKKGGKQNAESPAPKGRATRNAVKVEPSTGRSKKATNAPANKTAPASTSNRKRKSNEPVAKEEPRSTRSRRR is encoded by the exons atgtcGGGTGGTCGGCTGGTGGTGTTGGATCGTCAGGGTCGGGATGTGAAGTATTACCCGCTGAAGGAGGGGCTGGCTACCCTCGGCAGTGATCCCATCTGCGACATTCGGTTCATGCTTCCTACAGTCAGCGCCCATCATGCTACTATCTCTGTTCACACTAACCAG TGTGTAGTGCATGCAGTGGGCACAGATCCGACACTGGTCAATGGAACGGTAGTCAGCGTGGCTGCTCTTCGTCACGGTGATGAAATATCAGTTGGCGGACGTCGACTTCGTTGGGAGTACAATGATCCATCACAGAAACGAGTGACACCAGTGGTTACTATGCCTG CGTTGGCGCGTCGTTCGACAGGCAAGCGGAACGCCCGTCGGCGTGTCACTACGGGCTCGGGAAAACCGGCACTCGTGCCGCCGCTGCGGGCCTCCATGCCGGCGCGGGATTGGCGCAGTGGTGACGCCTCAT CATCCAGCAGTGGCAAGCAGGTGGCAATTGTTCAGCCATGGGGAAAGGATACAAATAATCAGAAtg ATTCAATAAACAAGTCTGCGACCAAAGGAAAACGAACAAGGTCTCTACGGCTTGATGATTCTGCAGACTTGGAAGAGCAACCTAAAAG GCGCTGGGCTTCTCTCGGCGGCGGCGACTCGGCGACGAAGGCGTCACTGTGGTGCGAGTCGCGACGCGCCCCGCGACGCACTCCACTCAAGATACACGATCCACCAGGCGTCG ATCACACGAAACAGGCCGCGCTGATGTTGATGACGGGACACACGCCGAAGCCGAAAGAGACACCTCGGGCCACGCTGAAGCCGAAAGTAACGCCTCGTCCCACGCCCCGCCGCAAACGCGTGAGTGGGACGAAACGCCGGCCTAGGCCGAGTCAACCCACCCCGCGACCGCACAGAGCCAGAGAAGGACCACATTCC ATATCGCTATTGGAAATCGGTCCGGTGTCGCGGCGCAGCGAAGGCTCGTCGCGAACGGAACGAAGCAACTTCCTCACTTCCCCCATTTTGGGGAGTCCTAAAAAGTCAGCCATGAAGGATCCAACAGCCAGAAAGTCTACGCGGAAGACGGAGTCCATcaaattcgatctgagcaatcTCGACGGCCACGAACGATCGTCCGACCTCATAATGTTCGATGACACTGAAAAAGATGATAGCGTGTCCCAAGACGATTTGACCTTGCACTACTCAGAATCGTCAGTCACCATGTCGCCCTCGCCGAAAAAGAATTCGCGCTCGAGTAAAATACTAGAGAAGAGCCTACGATCCTCAAATAGTATAAACACTTTGTCTCCAAGGCATATTTCGTCGGAGCGGAGTACTTTGGAAGCGACTGCACTGGAAAAGACCTCGTCAACTCTCGGTCGATCGCCGAAAAAGTCGCTCCGCGGAAGCATCATCCTAAAGAAAGCACTAGAAAATTCCCGGGCAGCGTACAAAGCGTCGAGAAGTAGAGTTTCAGACCAGAGTTACGCAACTGCTGGGTCTCCGAGAGCTAGCATCAGGCAGACGGAGACATACTCCGTAGTGGATCTCGTGTCCCTAGATTCTGATAGCTCGAGATCCGTGTACGGATCTACAGCCACTTTTGAATCTCCACAATCAATTACATCGCAGTCAATCCGAAAAACACGCTCTGGCAAACTGTCATTGCTAGCTTCGAGTACGCCGTATCATGGACAAGCGAAGGGCAGTCCAAGGGACGTGGAAAGTGACAAAGAAACTTCAAGAAACAAGACCAGGGGCCGCAGTTCGGTTTCGGACGCTTCGAGCACGGGAAAGAAATCGTCGCTGTCTATAGTTTCCGTCCGGAGCGAGCCAAACCAAACAAACATAAGCGACAAATCGAAGAAGACCACCAGAAGGTCCGCTTCCCTGACGACACCCGAAAATTCTTATTGGAGTTTGTCTCTGAATACTACTAAAGCGACTCGTGCGTCTAAAAGCCGGTCTCGTATTAATGACAGTGATTTACTGTTGCTCGATGACGAAGATGACGCGTCGCCACGGTCGTCGCGCCGCCGCTCGGGCCATACGCCCCGAAAGAATATTTCCATCGTGACAGAATCTCCCTCCTCCGATGGAGCCAAAGATGGCTGTGTCACACCCGAAAACGAGCACAGTCCCAAAGACCCGGGAACGCCGGTGCTAAATATACAGAATCTTTTAGATCAATCTCTCGATCGGAGCACACGCGTACGCAATTCTCGAAAGCGTAAAACTATCGGTCACATAAGATCAGTCAAACGACCGAACGTAGCGAGAGCGAAGTCTTTCACTCAAACTAGGTCTAAGAAGATGGACAGCTCCAATGATGAGGATGGTATTGTTACACCAACAAGTGATGTAAAGCTGGTGCCCGAAGCTGTGAAGAATAAACACTCCACTGCCAAGAAACCTCAATCAAAACGCTCCTTGATTGACACGTTAGACGAGTCAGATGTTGTAAAGCAATTATTCAGTAGCCCAGTGAAAAGAAATCTATCGCGAAGCATGAGCGATTTTACTTGGCGGGACGATGAGAAACCAGTGACCAGACATACTATAGCCCTGACTGGCAGGTCTCTAAACACGTCAGGACTGTCCGTTCTAGATGATTCTGCTCATATTGCGCCGGAGGTGTTTGTGAGTCCATTAGGTACTCCAAACGTCAGTCCCAATCTCTCTGGCGTGAAGCGTTTGTTCACAAGAGGAACTAGAAACGATTTGAGCGATGTCCGAGGGGTGAAGGCGCTGTTGAAAACGCCCCGAGCGCGGAGGTCGATCGGCAATGACCTCACTAGAGTGTCCGGTGTTAAGAAAACCTTCGCCCGATCACCCAAAAATCGCCTTAGCGATGTCAGAGTAAAGGAGCTATTCGTGCCGTCGCCGAAAAACGACTTACGCCGCGTCTCCGGAGTAAAATCTCTTTTCCAATCGGTCGAAACGAGACAAATGGCGTCGCCCAACTTACAAAATATCCGCGGTCTTTTCAAGCGCACTCCTCGCAACGAGCTAGTCAACGTCTCCGGGGTGAGGGCCCTAAAGAGAAGGTCGCCAAGGAACGACTTGGCAGACGTTGAAGGAATCGATCAGCTTTTCGAGGAACCCGCCTCGGGCGACGTGAGCGGCGTAGAACTACTACAAGAGCAGGAAGATGCCGATTCTACGTTCGATCGGCTGCTCGGCAAACCGAAACTGAAGTCGTACGGCAAGTCGAAGAGCATGACGACATTCAGCAACGCGAAACAGAAGCGTGCCGCGAAATCACTGCACGATTCCATTGACGCGATAACCACCAACGTCGAGGAGTGGCTTCAAGGCCAGCTACAGAAGAGCGCGAGTAAAAAAAATTCTGGAAACGCCTCGCGCGAGTTGCAGAAGCTATCTACCGCTACAGTGGAAGGGGTTGCGCCCGTTTTAACATCGCGATCTCGATCCAGCACTTTCGCTAAGGACCAGAGCACCTTGCCTATCAAGAAGCGATCCATAGCGTCCTTGAGCCAAAACAGCAAAGCAGAATTGACGCGTAGCAGGGCATCTCTAGGTCGAAGCAAGGCGGAGATATCTGTGAGTCGTAGAAGCAACGAACCGTCGACGCGCAAGAGTCAAGGAAACCCTTCAAAACGTACAAGTAAAGGAGAATCTTCTTTGAGTCGTAGCAAAGCTGAGAAATCGAGGAATAGTAAGGCGGAGGCGTCGTTGAACAAGAGTAAAAAACAGAGTAACGAAACGAGCCAAAGTAAACCCGTAGAAACTGCGACTTTACGATTGCCGATCAAGAAACGCGTAGTCGTACATTCTACGCCTGTGAAGGGTGTAAATGCAACGCTGAATACAACAGCACTCGCCCGTATGTCGCCCATCGCTGCTATAGATCCACCTTCTAAAAC ttctaTGGCAACACTTAATGAGCCTAAAAAACCTGCTGGCAAAAGTAAGAGATCGCTGCAAAAACAATTGCCGGAAATTGTTGTGACCGCTCACTCACACAAAAACTCACCAAAGAAAGCGGAAGTTAAAAACAAAACTCCCACTCCGGTTCAACCACGCACAACACGAAGAAAAGCGGCAGAAACCAAATTACCCACTGTGATCAAAAGAAGGAAGTCTATTACTATCACCAAAAAACCACCTGTACTTAGTCCCAAACCAGTGACGCAGGTTTCAGAAAAACCGCCTTCTCCGAAACGAGGAAGAAGCACTCGTAATAAAGTGGAAGAAAAACCAAAAACACCAGTCAAAAGCAGGGCTAAAGCGAGAAGAGCCAGTGTTGTTGTGAGTAAACCGTCTCCCAAACTGAAACCGAAATCAGCTACACCGGCTAAACGAACCAATAGAACTAGGAGGACTAAAGTCATAGAAGAACCACCAAAAGAGACTCAAACGAGACAATCTCGCAAGACTAAAGCGACAGAAAACGTAAGCAACGCCAGCAAAAAAACGAAAATCGAGGTTGAAAAGTCTGTCGAAAAACAACCAGCAAAATCTAGGACGAGAAAAACTCAAATTGTTGAAGAAATACCCGAAGAAACGGAAGTTAAAACTGCAAGACGAGGACGAAAAACTCGAGAGATTAAAAATATAGAGGAACCTGCTAAAAGATCACGAAAAACTATCAACAGTAAAGTAGAAGACAAAAGCACTAGCAAAAACAGTCCCATCAAAAGTCCAGTAAAATCTGCACCTAAACGTAGCAGAAGAGGTCAAACGAATGTTACAAATGTAGAAGTTAGTAAAACACATGAGCAGCCAAAACCTAGAAGAGGCCGCAAGAATGAAACGACTACAGAAGTCGTGGAAGTCAAAAAAGGTCGTAAGACGCGAGCGAATGAAAGTGTAGTACAAACACTAGCAACAGAAGCTGCACCTAAAAGAGCCAGAACTGCAAAAGCTGAAGTAGTTGCCGAAGCGAAACCAGTCAGAGGCAGGAAAACTGCAGCTACCCAACCCAAAGAGGAATCGAAAGGCAGGAGAAGTAAGAAGATCACTATCGTAGAAGGAACTATCGAGATTCCGCAGAGAGGTCGTCGCACAAAAACGCAATCGACCTCAGAAGACAAAAATACGTCAAAAAAAGGTGGCAAGCAAAATGCTGAATCACCCGCGCCTAAAGGCAGAGCCACAAGAAATGCTGTGAAGGTGGAGCCTAGTACCGGAAGA